One genomic segment of Streptomyces sp. RerS4 includes these proteins:
- a CDS encoding 3-deoxy-7-phosphoheptulonate synthase, which produces MDNADIGIRLKPALQQPDWDDPAQLRRVREELLVRPPLVDGEDVRTLRGLLARVAAGQAHVVQVGDCAEDPAECTPDHVSRKAAVLDLLAGSLRLITGKPVLRVGRIAGQYAKPRSKPTEHIDGVELPVFRGHMVNGPEADPDSRRPDPLRLLTGYMAADDVMRGLGWRAGGAGAGIDAKVWTSHEALLLDYEVSMLRPDDAGGTLLASTHWPWIGERTRQVDGAHVELLSRVSNPVACKVGPNMTPAELLALCERLDPDREPGRLTLISRMGADALPDALPPLVTAVREAGHPVIWLTDPMHGNTVSTPDGYKTRYVATVEREAVAFHFAVTEAGGVAGGFHLETTPDAVTECVSDPSAIERVGEFYTSHCDPRLNPGQAISVVSSWSY; this is translated from the coding sequence GTGGACAACGCCGACATCGGCATCCGGCTGAAACCCGCGCTACAGCAGCCGGACTGGGACGACCCCGCGCAACTGCGCCGGGTCCGCGAGGAACTCCTGGTCCGGCCCCCCCTCGTCGACGGGGAGGACGTCCGCACCCTGCGCGGCCTGCTCGCCCGCGTCGCGGCGGGTCAAGCCCACGTGGTCCAGGTCGGCGACTGCGCCGAGGACCCCGCCGAATGCACCCCGGACCACGTCTCGCGCAAGGCCGCCGTCCTGGACCTCCTCGCCGGGTCCCTGCGCCTGATCACCGGCAAGCCCGTCCTGCGCGTCGGCCGGATCGCCGGCCAGTACGCCAAGCCGCGCTCCAAGCCCACCGAACACATCGACGGCGTCGAACTGCCGGTCTTCCGGGGCCACATGGTCAACGGCCCCGAGGCCGACCCCGACAGCCGCCGCCCCGATCCGCTGCGCCTGCTCACCGGCTACATGGCCGCCGACGACGTCATGCGGGGCCTCGGCTGGCGCGCCGGCGGCGCCGGCGCAGGCATCGACGCCAAGGTGTGGACCAGCCACGAGGCCCTGCTCCTCGACTACGAGGTGTCCATGCTCCGCCCCGACGACGCGGGCGGCACCCTGCTGGCCTCCACCCACTGGCCCTGGATCGGCGAACGCACCCGCCAGGTCGACGGCGCGCACGTCGAGCTGCTCTCCCGCGTCAGCAACCCGGTGGCCTGCAAGGTCGGCCCGAACATGACCCCGGCCGAACTCCTCGCCCTGTGCGAACGCCTCGACCCCGACCGGGAACCCGGCCGCCTCACCCTGATCTCCCGCATGGGCGCCGACGCGCTCCCCGACGCCCTGCCGCCCCTGGTCACCGCCGTCCGCGAGGCCGGACACCCGGTGATCTGGCTGACCGACCCGATGCACGGCAACACCGTCAGCACCCCCGACGGATACAAGACCCGCTACGTCGCCACCGTCGAACGCGAGGCCGTCGCCTTCCACTTCGCGGTCACCGAGGCCGGCGGCGTCGCCGGCGGCTTCCACCTGGAGACCACCCCCGACGCCGTCACCGAATGCGTCTCGGACCCGAGCGCCATCGAGCGGGTCGGCGAGTTCTACACCAGCCACTGCGACCCGCGACTCAACCCCGGACAGGCCATCTCGGTCGTGTCCAGCTGGAGTTACTGA
- a CDS encoding histidine phosphatase family protein, whose amino-acid sequence MSDLLLVRHGETAWSANGRHTGLTDVPLTATGVEEAISLAPFFHDRHTALVLTSPLSRAVATAELAGLGDGVPDPDLHEWDYGGYEGVTTAEIQRTHPHWSLWTDGVPPGDGHHPGENAAQVGARADRVLARVETVLRADRGDVVLVAHGHFLRVLTARYLGLPPTDGRLFLLRTGTVSVLSTEHGLPVVAGWNTHP is encoded by the coding sequence ATGAGTGATCTTCTGCTGGTACGACACGGTGAGACGGCCTGGAGCGCGAACGGGCGCCATACGGGGCTGACGGACGTGCCGCTGACCGCCACCGGGGTCGAAGAGGCCATCTCCCTGGCCCCGTTCTTCCACGACCGCCACACCGCCCTGGTGCTGACCAGCCCCCTCAGCCGGGCCGTCGCCACCGCCGAACTCGCCGGACTGGGCGACGGCGTCCCGGACCCCGACCTCCACGAATGGGACTACGGCGGCTACGAGGGCGTCACCACCGCGGAAATCCAACGCACCCACCCCCACTGGTCGCTGTGGACCGACGGCGTCCCGCCGGGCGACGGCCATCACCCCGGCGAGAACGCCGCCCAGGTCGGTGCCCGCGCGGACCGGGTCCTGGCCCGCGTCGAAACGGTCCTGCGCGCCGACCGGGGCGACGTCGTCCTCGTCGCCCACGGCCACTTCCTGCGCGTGCTGACGGCCCGCTACCTCGGCCTGCCCCCGACGGACGGCCGACTCTTCCTGCTGCGCACCGGCACCGTCAGCGTGCTCTCCACGGAGCACGGACTTCCGGTGGTGGCCGGCTGGAACACCCACCCCTGA
- a CDS encoding 2,3-dihydro-2,3-dihydroxybenzoate dehydrogenase: MDGTIALVTGAAGGIGGAVARALGRRGVLVAAVDRDPEHLRRAVEELTAQGVKATAYPTDVTDSADVEATVERVERELGPIGHLVNAAGVLRLGQAREFSDEDWNATFAVNATGVFHVSRAVVNRMAERARGSLVTVASNAAGTPRSDMSAYAASKAAATMFTKSLGLEVARHGIRCNVVAPGSTDTPMLRSMWHDESGPQASIRGNGETFRVGIPLGRLAQPWHIADAVVFLLSDEASHITLHTLTVDGGATLGV; this comes from the coding sequence ATGGACGGCACGATCGCCCTGGTCACCGGGGCCGCCGGCGGGATCGGCGGCGCGGTGGCCCGCGCCCTCGGACGGCGCGGCGTCCTCGTCGCCGCCGTCGACCGCGACCCGGAGCACCTGCGCCGGGCCGTCGAGGAACTCACCGCCCAGGGAGTCAAGGCCACCGCCTACCCCACCGACGTCACCGACAGCGCCGACGTCGAGGCCACCGTGGAGCGCGTCGAACGCGAACTCGGTCCCATCGGCCACCTCGTCAACGCCGCCGGCGTCCTGCGCCTGGGCCAGGCACGCGAGTTCTCCGACGAGGACTGGAACGCCACCTTCGCCGTCAACGCGACCGGCGTCTTCCACGTCTCGCGGGCCGTCGTCAACCGCATGGCCGAACGCGCCAGGGGATCCCTGGTGACCGTCGCCTCCAACGCGGCCGGCACCCCCCGCTCGGACATGTCCGCCTACGCCGCCTCCAAGGCCGCCGCCACCATGTTCACCAAGAGCCTCGGCCTGGAGGTCGCCCGCCACGGCATCCGCTGCAACGTGGTCGCCCCCGGATCCACCGACACCCCGATGCTCCGCTCGATGTGGCACGACGAGTCCGGGCCGCAGGCCTCCATCCGGGGCAACGGGGAGACGTTCCGCGTCGGCATCCCGCTCGGCCGCCTCGCCCAGCCCTGGCACATCGCCGACGCCGTCGTCTTTCTGCTCTCCGACGAGGCCTCGCACATCACCCTGCACACGCTCACCGTCGACGGCGGCGCCACCCTCGGCGTCTGA
- a CDS encoding AfsR/SARP family transcriptional regulator, giving the protein MESIALVSREPAAPGEPALRIGVLGPLDVTLDGVPRTPTAPQVRRVLAVLLLRAGRPVPLTALIEELWEADPPRLARKTVQTYVYQLRRALDRPLGRQAPERLETRTNGYLLRLRPEEVDLWDFERRVGTARTALDAGRADEAAATLRGALALWRGDAFADVPAGPELAARITRIEATRMSALEMRVQADLQLGRHGALLDELRQLTAEHPLNERLAADLVLAAHRCGQRATALDAFTRLRRNLVRELGIEPSDWVRKLQQDVLSAAPSLGVATPAHLVRGSEPGGEPARPAAPAAGPLPRRAGRRRYRPRCPYPSPPPCPSPPSPPARPPPSPCPPYRPPRPSPDCPNSRRTRPTSPAGGRSSTGCWPWPRPAATRGGVPPRAS; this is encoded by the coding sequence ATGGAGTCCATCGCGCTGGTCTCGCGGGAACCCGCCGCACCCGGCGAGCCGGCGCTGCGGATCGGCGTACTCGGCCCCCTCGACGTGACCCTGGACGGAGTCCCCAGAACCCCGACGGCCCCGCAGGTCAGACGCGTCCTCGCGGTCCTCCTGCTGCGCGCCGGCCGGCCGGTGCCGCTCACCGCGCTGATCGAGGAACTCTGGGAGGCGGACCCCCCGCGCCTGGCCCGCAAGACCGTGCAGACGTACGTGTACCAACTGCGTCGGGCCCTCGACCGGCCGCTCGGCCGGCAGGCCCCGGAGCGGCTGGAGACCCGCACGAACGGATACCTGCTGCGACTGCGCCCGGAAGAAGTCGACCTCTGGGACTTCGAACGCCGCGTGGGAACGGCCCGGACCGCTCTTGACGCGGGCCGGGCCGATGAGGCAGCCGCCACCCTGCGCGGGGCCCTCGCCCTGTGGCGCGGCGACGCCTTCGCCGACGTACCGGCCGGACCCGAACTCGCCGCCCGCATCACCCGGATCGAGGCGACGCGGATGAGCGCCCTGGAGATGCGCGTCCAGGCCGACCTCCAGCTCGGCCGGCACGGCGCGCTCCTCGACGAACTGCGCCAGCTCACCGCCGAACACCCGCTGAACGAGCGGCTCGCCGCCGACCTGGTGCTCGCCGCCCACCGCTGCGGGCAGCGCGCCACCGCGCTGGACGCCTTCACCCGGCTGCGCCGCAACCTCGTACGGGAACTGGGCATCGAGCCCTCCGACTGGGTCCGCAAGCTCCAGCAGGACGTGCTCAGCGCGGCTCCCTCGCTGGGTGTGGCCACCCCGGCCCATCTCGTACGGGGCTCCGAGCCCGGCGGGGAGCCGGCCCGGCCCGCCGCGCCGGCCGCCGGGCCGCTGCCGCGCCGGGCGGGGCGCAGGCGGTACCGGCCGCGATGCCCGTACCCGTCACCGCCCCCGTGCCCGTCACCGCCCTCGCCCCCGGCGCGTCCGCCGCCCTCACCGTGCCCGCCGTACAGGCCGCCCCGGCCATCCCCCGACTGTCCCAACTCCCGCCGGACACGCCCGACTTCACCGGCCGGCGGCAGGAGCTCGACCGGCTGCTGGCCCTGGCCGCGCCCGGCGGCGACACGCGGCGGCGTACCGCCCCGCGCATCGTGA
- a CDS encoding class I adenylate-forming enzyme family protein produces the protein MLPVNGSDKGLYMGLVAERAAEDHGDQLIILDHDLDLLPDAGRRMTFAELAEQIDDTAARLYAAGVRRGEHVAIHKSNGFDINIVSSAVARLGAVPVQLSPYLDADSVLALLRRLGAPFLVTDTDKLDGSFADAPLAEITAQVIIVAGSRPGTVSLADLAGSPRQAPVVPHLDLPALMTHTSGTTGLPKLVVHSARTLHGRYRPQAKLFDMIREHETVALHVSYVHSRMPLALAVLLPRGNPMVIMNDAEPEHAAKLWAETRPGFIESHPNSFMEWEVLADHPLRPLANVKYFSTTFDAIHPSTMHKLLHATDRSSPLFYQIYGQSETGPLVGRGFTRATALGADGRCQGHAFPSDTKFRLVSRNGQPVTRENPGYIDVQAAGRALGYFGERERYDTQIHGGWWRGMDLGYRTDEGCLHLLDREVDSIPGIASTLEIEDTVLGRLDELTELVVVPGPGDVGVPVVSTRDDLPLDLDRWATAAAEWPQLAAPVQMKLSELPRTATMKVQRIELSARLKRQGVR, from the coding sequence ATGCTTCCCGTCAACGGCAGTGACAAGGGCCTCTACATGGGACTCGTGGCCGAGCGCGCCGCCGAGGACCACGGCGACCAGCTGATCATCCTCGACCACGACCTGGACCTGCTCCCCGACGCCGGCCGCCGCATGACCTTCGCCGAACTCGCCGAGCAAATCGACGACACCGCCGCCCGGCTCTACGCGGCGGGCGTCCGCCGGGGCGAGCACGTCGCCATCCACAAGTCCAACGGCTTCGACATCAACATCGTCTCCTCCGCCGTGGCCCGCCTCGGCGCCGTGCCGGTCCAGCTCTCCCCGTACCTCGACGCCGACAGCGTCCTCGCGCTGCTGCGCCGCCTCGGCGCGCCCTTCCTCGTCACCGACACCGACAAGCTCGACGGCTCCTTCGCCGACGCCCCGCTCGCCGAGATCACCGCCCAGGTCATCATCGTCGCGGGCTCCCGGCCCGGCACCGTCTCCCTCGCCGACCTCGCCGGATCCCCGCGCCAGGCCCCCGTCGTCCCGCACCTGGACCTGCCGGCGCTGATGACGCACACCTCGGGGACCACCGGCCTGCCCAAGCTCGTCGTCCACTCCGCCCGCACCCTGCACGGCCGCTACCGCCCCCAGGCCAAGCTGTTCGACATGATCCGCGAGCACGAGACGGTCGCCCTGCACGTCAGCTACGTCCACTCCCGGATGCCGCTCGCCCTCGCCGTGCTGCTGCCCCGCGGCAACCCGATGGTCATCATGAACGACGCCGAACCCGAGCACGCGGCGAAGCTGTGGGCCGAGACCCGCCCCGGCTTCATCGAGTCGCACCCCAACTCCTTCATGGAGTGGGAGGTCCTCGCCGACCACCCGCTGCGCCCCCTGGCCAACGTCAAGTACTTCAGCACCACCTTCGACGCCATCCACCCCAGCACCATGCACAAGCTGCTGCACGCCACCGACCGCAGCTCGCCGCTCTTCTACCAGATCTACGGGCAGAGCGAGACGGGCCCCCTCGTCGGCCGCGGCTTCACCCGCGCCACCGCCCTCGGCGCCGACGGCCGCTGCCAGGGCCACGCCTTCCCCTCCGACACCAAGTTCCGCCTCGTCAGCCGCAACGGACAGCCCGTCACCCGCGAGAACCCCGGCTACATCGACGTACAGGCCGCCGGCCGGGCGCTCGGCTACTTCGGGGAGCGCGAGCGCTACGACACCCAGATCCACGGCGGCTGGTGGCGCGGCATGGACCTCGGCTACCGCACCGACGAGGGCTGCCTGCACCTGCTGGACCGCGAGGTCGACTCCATCCCCGGCATCGCCTCGACCCTGGAGATCGAGGACACCGTCCTCGGTCGCCTCGACGAACTGACCGAACTCGTCGTCGTCCCCGGTCCGGGAGACGTGGGCGTCCCCGTCGTCAGCACCCGCGACGACCTGCCGCTCGATCTCGACCGTTGGGCCACCGCCGCCGCCGAGTGGCCGCAGCTCGCCGCGCCCGTCCAGATGAAGCTCTCCGAGCTGCCGCGTACCGCCACCATGAAGGTGCAGCGCATCGAACTGAGCGCGCGCCTCAAGCGACAGGGCGTCCGGTGA
- a CDS encoding anthranilate synthase family protein, with translation MTPDRPDLLARVLGPEPPPFALLHRPEATGPGVLEVLVGKVSHPETLDAVPLDARPATPGSAGGHQALVLVPFRQIRERGFEAPDDGSPLIALTVTAQERLPLAEALARIEDRPIRLSGGGFDIEDADYADIVRRVISDEIGTGEGANFVIKRSFTTEIDGYTPHSALTLFRRLLEQESGGYWTFVAHTGGRTFVGATPERHISVHGGTAVMNPISGTYRYPATGPTLPQVMDFLADRKETDELYMVVDEELKMMARICEGGGRVVGPYLKEMARLAHTEYLIEGHTTRDPREILRETMFAPTVTGSPLESACRVITRYEPHGRGYYSGVAALIGRDDDGAPALDSAILIRTADIDAAGRVRIGVGATLVRHSDPESEVAETKAKAAGLLAALEADRPTGFSAHPDVRAALARRNDSIAGYWLAGEADRAVPRARLAGRSVLVVDAEDTFTSMIAHQLRSMGLQVTVSRFDEPYALDAHDLVVMGPGPGDPRDTAHPKIDKLTGDIRRLLAEQRPFLAVCLSHQVLSRRLGLELARRDTPNQGVQRQIGLFGRTEHVGFYNTFAARSAEDKVECEGVGVVEVSRDPATGEVHALRGPHFASVQFHPESVLTRDGVRIVESLLNDLV, from the coding sequence GTGACCCCCGACCGGCCGGACCTGCTGGCCCGCGTCCTGGGCCCCGAGCCGCCGCCGTTCGCCCTGCTCCACCGCCCCGAGGCCACCGGGCCGGGCGTCCTGGAGGTGCTCGTCGGGAAGGTGTCGCACCCCGAGACCCTCGACGCCGTCCCCCTGGACGCGCGCCCGGCGACACCCGGCTCCGCCGGCGGGCACCAGGCACTGGTCCTCGTACCGTTCCGGCAGATCCGCGAACGCGGCTTCGAGGCACCCGACGACGGCTCGCCGCTGATCGCCCTGACCGTCACCGCGCAGGAACGCCTCCCGCTCGCCGAGGCCCTCGCCCGCATCGAGGACCGGCCCATCCGGCTCTCCGGAGGCGGCTTCGACATCGAGGACGCCGACTACGCCGACATCGTGCGTCGGGTCATCTCCGACGAGATCGGCACCGGCGAGGGCGCCAACTTCGTCATCAAGCGGTCCTTCACCACCGAGATCGACGGCTACACCCCGCACAGCGCCCTCACGCTCTTCCGCCGGCTGCTGGAACAGGAGTCCGGCGGCTACTGGACCTTCGTCGCGCACACCGGCGGCCGTACCTTCGTCGGCGCCACGCCCGAGCGGCACATCAGCGTCCACGGCGGCACCGCCGTCATGAACCCCATCAGCGGCACCTATCGCTACCCGGCCACCGGCCCCACGCTGCCGCAGGTCATGGACTTCCTCGCCGACCGCAAGGAGACCGACGAGCTGTACATGGTCGTCGACGAGGAACTCAAGATGATGGCCCGCATCTGCGAGGGAGGCGGCCGCGTCGTCGGCCCCTACCTCAAGGAGATGGCCCGCCTCGCGCACACCGAGTACCTCATCGAGGGCCACACCACCCGCGATCCGCGCGAGATCCTGCGCGAGACGATGTTCGCCCCCACCGTCACCGGCAGCCCCCTGGAGAGCGCCTGCCGCGTCATCACCCGCTACGAGCCCCACGGCCGCGGCTACTACAGCGGCGTCGCCGCCCTCATCGGCCGCGACGACGACGGCGCACCGGCGCTCGACTCGGCCATCCTCATCCGCACCGCCGACATCGACGCCGCCGGCCGCGTCCGGATCGGTGTCGGCGCCACCCTCGTCCGCCACTCCGACCCCGAGTCCGAGGTCGCCGAGACCAAGGCCAAGGCCGCCGGCCTGCTCGCCGCGCTGGAGGCCGACCGGCCCACCGGCTTCTCCGCCCACCCTGACGTACGGGCCGCCCTCGCCCGTCGCAACGACTCCATCGCCGGCTACTGGCTGGCCGGCGAGGCCGACCGCGCCGTGCCCCGGGCCCGACTGGCCGGCCGGTCGGTCCTCGTCGTGGACGCCGAGGACACCTTCACCTCGATGATCGCCCACCAACTGCGCTCCATGGGCCTGCAAGTGACCGTCAGCCGGTTCGACGAGCCCTACGCCCTCGACGCCCACGACCTCGTCGTCATGGGCCCCGGCCCCGGCGACCCGCGCGACACCGCCCACCCCAAGATCGACAAGCTGACCGGCGACATCCGCCGGCTCCTCGCCGAGCAGCGGCCCTTCCTCGCCGTCTGCCTCAGCCATCAGGTCCTCTCCCGCCGACTCGGCCTCGAACTCGCCCGACGTGACACCCCCAACCAGGGCGTCCAGCGACAGATCGGGCTCTTCGGCCGCACTGAACACGTCGGCTTCTACAACACGTTCGCCGCCCGCAGCGCGGAGGACAAGGTCGAGTGCGAGGGCGTCGGCGTCGTCGAGGTCAGCCGCGACCCCGCCACCGGCGAGGTCCACGCCCTGCGCGGACCGCACTTCGCCTCCGTCCAGTTCCACCCCGAGTCCGTCCTCACCCGGGACGGCGTCCGCATCGTCGAGTCCCTGCTCAACGACCTCGTCTGA
- a CDS encoding transposase, with product MRSTILRHDSATGGTTTRTTTKAITRTRTETATEAERRTTDHGSVECAGPQAARRSDGRDAVVFELCSGLFASMPRTDQRVKAIHYVRGLLGAEGRKSIRNIATLLGGDAAEQSLHHFISSSTWDWTPVRRALAQHIERMAPPQAYVVHPMIIPKAGETSVGVERRFVPELGQVINAQQAVGVWAAAEDWSSPLHWRLHLTSRWLEDENRRAQASIPESTVQESLAQCSVEAYLGMIRGSGLPIRPLVMDARNADVLTTVHRLRAAGTPWLLRVDPSVRLTVLEPTFPRRGASMTAQQIMSTAWHMRRPDPRRPGAGPAGQAGPPGQPAHLRAVRRPGSLVSISATLTADTRRPVGRPGDRPEELLLLGVTDTGQWPAELWLTDLTALRPAELTQLIRLTHRVDRDLTEVADQVGIRDFSGRSFNGWHRHATLASAAHAIALLSGRPQVRRGVADEPLDLTDPTYPEGRGRGYLTDLGDRPDLAS from the coding sequence ATGAGGAGCACGATCCTGCGGCACGACAGCGCGACCGGCGGGACCACCACGAGGACCACCACCAAGGCGATCACCCGGACCAGGACCGAAACCGCGACCGAGGCGGAGCGGCGTACGACCGACCACGGCTCCGTCGAGTGCGCCGGGCCCCAGGCCGCCCGGCGTTCCGACGGTCGGGACGCGGTGGTGTTCGAGCTGTGCTCGGGCCTCTTCGCGTCCATGCCGCGTACCGACCAGCGCGTGAAGGCCATCCACTACGTCCGGGGATTGCTCGGCGCCGAAGGCCGCAAGTCCATTCGCAACATCGCGACCCTGCTCGGCGGCGACGCGGCCGAGCAGAGCCTGCACCACTTCATCTCCAGCTCCACCTGGGACTGGACCCCCGTCCGCCGGGCCCTGGCCCAGCACATCGAGCGGATGGCGCCGCCCCAGGCCTACGTGGTGCACCCGATGATCATCCCGAAGGCGGGGGAGACCTCCGTCGGCGTCGAGCGCCGCTTCGTACCCGAACTCGGGCAGGTCATCAACGCCCAGCAGGCCGTCGGCGTCTGGGCGGCCGCCGAGGACTGGAGTTCACCGCTGCACTGGCGGCTGCACCTGACATCGCGCTGGCTGGAGGACGAGAACCGGCGCGCCCAGGCCTCGATCCCCGAGAGCACCGTGCAGGAAAGCCTCGCCCAGTGCTCGGTCGAGGCCTACCTCGGCATGATCCGGGGATCGGGACTGCCCATACGCCCCCTGGTGATGGACGCCCGCAACGCCGACGTCCTCACCACCGTGCACCGGCTGCGGGCCGCCGGCACGCCCTGGCTGCTGCGCGTGGACCCGTCCGTACGCCTCACCGTGCTGGAGCCGACCTTCCCCCGGCGAGGCGCCAGCATGACCGCCCAGCAGATCATGTCCACCGCCTGGCACATGCGCCGCCCCGACCCCCGCAGGCCGGGCGCCGGACCGGCCGGCCAGGCCGGACCCCCGGGCCAGCCCGCGCACCTGCGGGCCGTCCGCCGCCCCGGGTCCCTGGTGTCCATATCGGCCACGCTCACCGCCGACACCCGACGGCCCGTCGGCCGGCCCGGAGACCGCCCCGAGGAACTCCTGCTGCTCGGCGTCACCGACACCGGGCAGTGGCCGGCCGAACTGTGGCTCACCGACCTGACGGCGCTGCGCCCGGCCGAGTTGACCCAGCTGATCCGCCTCACCCACCGCGTCGACCGCGACCTCACCGAGGTCGCCGACCAGGTCGGCATCCGCGACTTCTCCGGGCGCTCCTTCAACGGCTGGCACCGCCACGCCACCCTGGCCTCCGCCGCGCACGCCATCGCCCTGCTCAGCGGTAGGCCGCAGGTCCGTCGCGGCGTCGCCGACGAGCCACTGGACCTGACCGATCCGACGTACCCGGAGGGGCGCGGCCGGGGCTATCTGACGGACCTCGGTGACCGACCTGACCTAGCCAGCTGA
- a CDS encoding NAD(P)H-dependent oxidoreductase, producing MTKVAVIYYSSQGNVHQLAVAAAAAAEKAGAEVRLRRTAELTTETVVPGNDTWNANWAEHLAAVADVPEATLDDLEWADAVLWGTPGRYGLPAASLKQFIDQTLPLHSKRGLLNKVMSSFTSTATLHGGQESTLLALNNAFYHWGAIIVPPGVADPIQLAPTNGNPYGVSSVSRNEAGNVTEDNLAAIEYQARRTVEITAALRAGLADA from the coding sequence ATGACCAAGGTCGCCGTCATCTACTACTCCTCGCAGGGGAACGTCCACCAGCTCGCCGTGGCCGCCGCGGCCGCCGCCGAGAAGGCGGGCGCCGAGGTACGGCTGCGCCGCACCGCCGAACTGACCACCGAGACCGTCGTGCCGGGCAACGACACCTGGAACGCGAACTGGGCCGAGCACCTGGCCGCCGTCGCCGACGTCCCCGAGGCCACGCTCGACGACCTCGAATGGGCCGACGCCGTGCTGTGGGGCACCCCGGGCCGCTACGGCCTGCCCGCCGCCTCGCTGAAGCAGTTCATCGACCAGACCCTCCCGCTGCACTCCAAGCGCGGGCTGCTGAACAAGGTGATGTCCTCGTTCACCTCCACCGCCACCCTCCACGGCGGCCAGGAGAGCACCCTGCTCGCGCTGAACAACGCCTTCTACCACTGGGGCGCCATCATCGTGCCGCCCGGTGTCGCCGACCCGATCCAGCTCGCGCCGACCAACGGAAACCCGTACGGCGTCAGCAGCGTCTCCCGCAACGAGGCGGGCAACGTCACCGAGGACAACCTGGCCGCCATCGAGTACCAGGCGCGTCGCACCGTCGAGATCACCGCCGCGCTCCGCGCCGGCCTCGCCGACGCCTGA
- a CDS encoding isochorismatase family protein, with the protein MAGIPTIEAYPMPTSGDLPLNTAAWSVDPDRAVLLVHDMQRYFLAPLPEPLRTELVHNATLLRERCAALGVPVAYTAQPGGMTDRQRGLLKDFWGPGMRTSRADREIVEPLAPRPEDWVLTKWRYSAFHHTDLLARMRDAGRDQLVVCGVYAHVGVLATAVESFSHDIETFLVADALGDFSEEEHHRTLTYAAQRCAVVTTAKEVLA; encoded by the coding sequence ATGGCCGGCATCCCGACCATCGAGGCCTACCCGATGCCGACATCGGGGGACCTGCCCCTCAACACCGCCGCCTGGTCCGTCGACCCGGACCGTGCCGTGTTGCTGGTCCACGACATGCAGCGCTACTTCCTGGCCCCCCTGCCCGAGCCCCTGCGCACCGAGCTCGTCCACAACGCCACGCTGCTGCGCGAGCGCTGTGCCGCGCTCGGCGTGCCCGTCGCCTACACCGCCCAGCCGGGCGGGATGACCGACCGGCAGCGCGGGCTGCTGAAGGACTTCTGGGGGCCGGGGATGCGCACCTCGCGCGCCGACCGCGAGATCGTCGAACCCCTCGCCCCCCGCCCCGAGGACTGGGTGCTCACCAAGTGGCGCTACAGCGCCTTCCACCACACCGACCTGCTGGCCCGCATGCGCGACGCCGGTCGCGACCAGCTGGTGGTGTGCGGGGTGTACGCCCACGTCGGGGTGCTGGCCACGGCCGTCGAATCCTTCAGCCACGACATCGAGACCTTCCTCGTCGCCGACGCCCTCGGCGACTTCTCCGAGGAGGAACACCACCGGACCCTGACCTACGCCGCCCAGCGCTGCGCCGTGGTCACCACCGCCAAGGAGGTCCTCGCGTGA